A stretch of Electrophorus electricus isolate fEleEle1 chromosome 3, fEleEle1.pri, whole genome shotgun sequence DNA encodes these proteins:
- the gad1b gene encoding glutamate decarboxylase 1b, with protein MAASTSSSAGDVDSNTANLRPSASTCDAWYGVAHGCTRKLGMKICGFLQKNNSLDERNIIGPLKEPQKNQLSWDHGERAPRCRRPDTDFSNLFARDLLPAKNGEEPTMQFLLEVVDILTNYVRKSFDRSTKVLDFHHPHQLLEGLEGFNLELSDQPESLEQILVDCRDTLKYGVRTGHPRFFNQLSTGLDIIGLAGEWLTSTANTNMFTYEIAPVFVLMEQLTLKKMREIIGWPNGEGDGLFSPGGAISNMYSVMIARYKYFPEIKTKGMCAAPRLVLFTSENSHYSIMKAGAALGFGKENVILLSTDERGRVIPADLEAKVIAAKQKGYVPLFVNATAGTTVYGAFDPINDIANICEKYNMWLHVDGAWGGSLLMSRKHRHKLSGIERANSVTWNPHKMMGVPLQCSAILVREKGILQGCNSMCAGYLFQPDKQYDVTYDTGDKAIQCGRHVDIFKFWLMWKAKGTVGFQQHIDKCLDLSEYLYKKIKNREGYEMVFQGEPQHTNVCFWYIPPSLRNIPDGEEKREQLHKVAPKIKAMMMESGTTMVGYQPQGDKVNFFRMVISNHAATTSDIDFLIDEIERLGHDL; from the exons ATGGCGGCTTCTACGTCCTCCTCAGCCGGTGACGTGGATTCGAACACGGCTAATTTACGACCATCCGCCTCAA CCTGTGACGCGTGGTACGGAGTTGCACATGGCTGCACGAGGAAACTGGGAATGAAGATTTGCG GTTTCTTGCAGAAGAACAACAGCTTGGATGAGAGAAATATCATTGGTCCTTTAAAGGAGCCCCAGAAGAACCAACTCTCGTGGGACCACGGTGAGCGCGCCCCGCGCTGCAGGCGTCCGGACACGGACTTCTCCAACCTGTTCGCTCGAG ATTTACTTCCCGCGAAAAATGGCGAAGAACCAACTATGCAGTTTCTCCTGGAAGTCGTGGACATTCTGACAAATTATGTTCGCAAGTCATTCGATAGATCGACCAAAGTGTTGGACTTCCATCACCCACACCAGCTGCTGGAGGGACTCGAGGGCTTCAACCTCGAGCTCTCGGATCAGCCTGAGTCCCTCGAGCAGATTCTCGTGGACTGCCGAGACACTCTGAAGTACGGAGTGCGGACAG GACATCCCAGATTTTTCAACCAGCTCTCTACAGGGCTGGACATCATTGGCCTGGCAGGAGAATGGCTCACATCTACTGCTAATACCAACAT GTTCACCTATGAGATCgcacctgtgtttgtgctgatggAGCAGCTTACACTGAAGAAAATGAGGGAGATTATTGGCTGGCCTAATGGAGAAGGGGATGGGCTTTTCTCCCCAG GTGGTGCCATATCCAACATGTACAGTGTGATGATTGCCAGATATAAGTATTTCCCTGAGATCAAAACCAAAGGCATGTGTGCTGCACCACGTCTCGTGCTGTTTACGTCAGAAAAT AGTCACTATTCGATCATgaaagcaggagcagcactaggGTTTGGGAAGGAAAACGTGATTCTTCTCAGCACAGATGAGAG GGGTCGGGTCATTCCTGCTGACCTGGAGGCAAAGGTCATTGCAGCCAAACAGAAG ggtTATGTCCCACTCTTTGTGAACGCGACGGCCGGTACTACAGTCTATGGAGCGTTCGACCCCATCAATGACATCGCCAACATCTGCGAGAAATACAACATGTGGCTACATGTGGAC GGTGCATGGGGTGGCAGCCTGTTGATGTCAAGGAAGCATCGTCACAAGCTAAGCGGTATTGAGAG GGCAAACTCAGTCACATGGAACCCACACAAGATGATGGGGGTTCCTCTTCAGTGCTCCGCCATCCTGGTCAGAGAGAAG GGCATTCTTCAAGGCTGTAACTCCATGTGTGCTGGATACCTGTTCCAGCCAGACAAACAGTACGACGTCACGTATGACACAGGTGATAAGGCCATCCAGTGTGGCAGACATGTGGACATCTTTAAATTCTGGCTTATGTGGAAGGCAAAG GGCACAGTCGGCTTTCAGCAGCACATTGACAAGTGTCTTGACCTCTCTGAATACCTCTACAAAAAAATCAAGAACCGTGAGGGCTATGAGATGGTCTTTCAGGGAGAG ccTCAGCACACTAATGTCTGCTTTTGGTACATTCCACCGAGCCTGCGGAACATTccagatggagaggagaagagggaacAGTTGCACAAA GTGGCACCAAAGATAAAAGCGATGATGATGGAGTCTGGCACCACCATGGTGGGTTACCAGCCACAGGGAGACAAAGTCAACTTCTTCCGCATGGTCATCTCCAATCATGCTGCCACCACATCTGATATAGACTTTCTAATCGATGAGATTGAGAGGCTTGGGCATGACCTGTGA
- the gorasp2 gene encoding Golgi reassembly-stacking protein 2: MGASQSVDVPGGGSEGYHVLRVQENSPGYRAGLEPFFDFIVSINNTRLNKDNDTLKDLLKANVEKPVKMLVYSSKTLELREATVTPSNMWGGQGLLGVSIRFCSFEGANENVWHVLEVEPNSPAALAGLRPHTDYIIGADTVMNESEDLFSLIETHEGKGLKLYVYNTDTDSCREVVITPNSAWGGEGSLGCGIGYGYLHRIPTRPFEEGKKISFPVHPPSEPVSPLKDGFTEVQLSAVTPPPGTPPAPTGLEDGLSGLSVSSAPPSILSVSSAPPSVPPELHTGVPTVPLLPSQVTQALGSLSSVSTATTLPGLMPLPAGLAPLPNLNISLPGLSTVSLAGIPGLAPSTTGLPPLPPLHLPGITPLPTAMPTSLACGPRVSLPITAPTVSVKASQTPALILDATPPPALTNTSTETPVTTDTFAATESTFHETTETSTPATPQSS, translated from the exons ATGGGCGCATCGCAGAGCGTGGACGTGCCCGGCGGCGGCTCGGAGGGCTACCACGTCCTCAGG gtgcaggAAAACTCTCCAGGATATCGGGCAGGATTGGAGCCTTTCTTCGACTTCATCGTGTCCATCAATAATACCAGACTG AACAAGGATAACGACACTCTGAAGGACCTGCTGAAGGCCAACGTGGAGAAACCGGTGAAGATGCTGGTGTATAGCAGCAAGACCCTGGAGCTGCGTGAGGCAACAGTTACCCCTAGCAACATGTGGGGTGGCCAGGGCCTTCTGGGGGTCAGCATTCGTTTCTGTAGCTTCGAGGGGGCCAATGAGAACGTCTGGCATGTGCTG GAGGTAGAGCCCAATTCCCCAGCCGCCCTTGCAGGTTTGAGgccacacacagactacattaTTGGAGCAGACACTGTGATGAATGAG TCAGAGGACTTATTCTCATTGATAGAAACCCATGAGGGTAAAGGATTGAAACTCTACGTTtacaacacagacactgacagcTGCAGAGAAGTCGTCATAACCCCCAACAGTGCCTGGGGCGGagagggaag TCTGGGTTGTGGTATTGGCTATGGTTACCTGCATCGCATCCCCACGCGACCCTTTGAGGAGGGAAAGAAGATCAGCTTCCCTGTACATCCTCCCTCAGAGCCGGTCAGCCCCCTGAAGGACGGCttcactgag GTTCAGTTGTCTGCAGTAACCCCGCCTCCTGGCACACCACCTGCCCCCACTGGACTTGAGGATGGTCTGTCTGGCCTTTCTGTCAGCTCGGCCCCGCCCTCCATACTCTCTGTCAGCTCGGCCCCACCCTCCGTACCTCCTGAGCTTCACACAG gtgtgCCCACAGTCCCTCTGCTGCCCTCTCAGGTTACCCAGGCCCTGGGCAGCCTGTCCTCAGTCAGCACTGCGACTACactgccag GGTTGATGCCGTTACCCGCTGGCTTGGCCCCCCTACCCAACCTGAATATTTCGCTTCCAGGCCTCAGCACTGTCTCCTTAGCTGGAATCCCTGGACTTGCTCCTTCCACTACAG GTTTGCCACCTTTGCCCCCTCTGCACCTTCCTGGCATCACTCCCCTGCCCACCGCGATGCCCACCAGCCTGGCCTGTGGGCCTCGGGTCTCCCTGCCCATCACGGCACCGACCGTCTCTGTAAAGGCCAGCCAGACGCCAGCGCTGATCCTGGATGCTACACCCCCCCCTGCACTCACCAACACGTCCACAGAGACGCCTGTTACCACAGATACGTTCGCTGCCACAGAATCCACCTTCCATGAGACAACAGAGACCAGTACACCAGCTACCCCACAGTCGTCATAA